In Calditrichota bacterium, a genomic segment contains:
- a CDS encoding cell division protein FtsQ — MAKPTSQTTSDDAISTTGGRMGIPLNAIGDLGSARLAKATPLAFLNSTRFPVDRKGRLVALEVSERKKDLPMVTCAAALIDPEHHQVVTGEVLEALEFLASAREASPALFCRIGQVAIDPELGTVLYLDGRGVPVLLGRGHVKRKVAYLATVLRYLDSGQGLANVKFLELRLDGQVVARLEKAT, encoded by the coding sequence ATGGCAAAGCCCACAAGCCAAACAACGTCCGATGACGCAATTTCCACCACCGGCGGCCGCATGGGCATTCCGTTGAACGCGATCGGCGACCTTGGGAGTGCCCGTTTGGCGAAAGCAACACCCTTGGCTTTCCTCAATTCGACTCGCTTCCCGGTGGATCGGAAGGGGCGCCTTGTTGCACTCGAGGTGTCGGAGCGCAAGAAAGACCTGCCCATGGTCACTTGCGCGGCGGCGCTTATCGACCCGGAGCACCACCAGGTGGTGACCGGCGAGGTGCTGGAGGCCCTTGAATTCCTCGCCAGCGCCAGAGAGGCAAGCCCTGCGCTCTTCTGCCGCATCGGGCAGGTGGCCATAGACCCAGAGCTGGGCACGGTCCTCTATTTGGATGGCCGAGGAGTGCCTGTGCTTTTGGGCAGGGGACACGTCAAACGCAAAGTGGCTTATCTGGCCACAGTGCTGCGCTACTTGGACAGCGGCCAGGGCCTGGCGAACGTCAAGTTTCTGGAACTGCGCTTGGACGGTCAGGTAGTGGCCAGATTGGAAAAAGCGACTTGA